The Hypomesus transpacificus isolate Combined female unplaced genomic scaffold, fHypTra1 scaffold_51, whole genome shotgun sequence genome window below encodes:
- the LOC124465481 gene encoding uncharacterized protein LOC124465481 isoform X2 has translation MAWKWLTYSDERNALFCFLCLAFSKPNDPSSFIGGMTDWRHVHQRIEEHERGMAHRQCAEAYVLNCSRASVDHLLEGRQLKGHREQVKKRRQVLERVVEVVRVLGKRGLSYRQEHNEAAYTLDINSLDHGNFLELIILLGKYDVCLKEHLSSVIEKSKQIHASGTQGRGSLITLLSKTTVDAVIDAIKHLIQESISADIKKAGMYSVQLDTTQDVTGREQCSVILRFVTDAVHERLVAVVQCSTTTGQSFVTLLTEVLESLQLDIGLCIGNATDGASNMQGQYRGFSALMASKNPTHQHVWCYAHVLNLVLSDTTHSVIESGSLFDLLNDIAVFIRDSYTRVSVWETESQDKRHKRISTIGETRWWAKHHALRKVFGNFGRPDGGLFVEVVSTLSAIMKLKSLASNARNKARGYRDGLLRYETVLTAQLFLRVFEFTSPLSKYLQTGGMDILSAHRMVTTTHDSLTKIARDFPAVKDAADCFVHWANEKLEEQDDLDLEVEAALPQKRLKKKKVLPGEMAQDESLSDSEKAYEVNVHHQILDTAVEAMHHRFLTHGTLYADLSLLHPKNFPLIQTSGGALPVSALQELSKCLVVYDSRATVTDLQIELRNLAQQWDRLVQSQLDNYATNFIALLHICSCGLLEGHSTFSQPAALSPRGVPGMCISLVWTSQAFFKFVIFGVKDCLPLMWSSRVFFLFH, from the exons ATGGCATGGAAATGGCTGACTTATAGTGATGAACGTAatgctttattttgttttctttgccttGCTTTTAGCAAGCCCAATGACCCAAGTTCTTTCATTGGAGGCATGACAGACTGGAGGCATGTGCACCAAAGAATAGAGGAGCATGAGAGAGGCATGGCACATAGACAGTGTGCTGAGGCATATGTATTAAACTGCTCCAGAGCAAGTGTTGATCACCTCCTTGAGGGAAGACAGCTGAAAGGACACCGTGAGCAGGTGAAGAAGAGACGTCAGGTGTTGGAACGTGTGGTGGAGGTTGTGAGAGTCTTAGGGAAGAGAGGCTTAAGCTACAGGCAGGAGCACAATGAAGCTGCGTACACCTTGGACATCAACAGTCTCGACCATGGCAATTTCCTAGAACTTATTATATTGTTGGGGAAATATGatgtgtgtttaaaggagcaCCTCAGCAGTGTAATTGAGAAAAGCAAGCAGATCCATGCTTCAGGCACACAAGGCAGAGGCTCTCTCATTACCCTCCTGTCCAAAACAACTGTGGATGCAGTAATCGATGCTATCAAGCATTTAATTCAAGAGAGCATCTCAGCAGACATCAAAAAAGCCGGAATGTATTCTGTGCAGCTCGACACAACACAAGATgttacagggagagagcagtgttctGTGATTTTGAGGTTTGTGACGGATGCAGTCCATGAAAGGCTGGTTGCAGTCGTACAATGCAGCACAACTACAGGACAGTCGTTTGTGACGCTGTTAACAGAAGTCCTTGAGAGTCTGCAATTGGACATAGGCCTGTGCATTGGAAACGCCACAGATGGAGCCTCTAATATGCAGGGTCAATACAGAGGTTTCTCTGCATTAATGGCATCCAAAAACCCCACCCATCAGCATGTGTGGTGCTATGCACATGTCTTGAACCTTGTATTGTCCGATACCACCCATAGCGTCATTGAAAGTGGATCACTATTTGACCTGCTGAACGACATTGCCGTATTCATCAGGGACTCATAcacaagagtgagtgtgtgggagaccGAGAGCCAGGACAAGAGGCACAAACGCATCTCAACAATTGGAGAGACGAGATGGTGGGCTAAACATCATGCCCTGAGGAAAGTTTTTGGAAACTTTGGCAGACCTGATGGCGGCCTTTTTGTTGAAGTGGTGTCCACACTTTCTGCCATAATGAAGCTGAAGTCACTTGCATCAAATGCAAGAAACAAAGCCAGAGGATACAGAGACGGCTTACTTCGATACGAAACTGTGCTCACAGCTCAGTTATTCCTCCGGGTATTTGAGTTCACCTCACCACTGTCAAAATACCTACAGACCGGAGGAATGGACATCCTCTCTGCACATAGGATGGTCACCACAACACACGATTCACTTACAAAGATAGCAAGAGATTTCCCGGCCGTCAAAGATGCAGCTGACTGTTTTGTCCATTGGGCAAATGAAAAgctagaggagcaggatgatcTAGATTTGGAAGTGGAGGCAGCACTACctcagaaaaggctaaagaagaagaaagtcttGCCAGGAGAGATGGCCCAGGATGAAAGCCTCAGTGATTCAGAGAAGGCCTATGAGGTCAATGTTCACCACCAGATCCTGGATACAGCTGTTGAGGCCATGCACCACAGATTCCTCACTCATGGCACTCTGTATGCAGATTTATCCCTCCTACATCCCAAAAACTTCCCCCTCATCCAGACCAGTGGCGGTGCACTCCCTGTATCTGCACTTCAAGAACTCAGCAAGTGTCTAGTTGTGTATGACAGCAGGGCAACTGTGACAGATCTACAGATTGAACTCAGAAACTTGGCACAGCAATGGGACAGGCTGGTACAATCACAATTGGATAACTACGCAACT AATTTCATTGCCTTGCTACATATTTGTTCTTGTGGACTATTGGAGGGCCATTCAACATTTTCTCAACCA GCTGCCCTGTCCCCCAGGGGTGTTCCAGGGATGTGCATTTCATTGGTGTGGACTTCACAGGCATTCTTCAAATTT gTAATTTTTGGAGTGAAGGATTGCCTTCCCCTGATGTGGAGTTCACGTGTGTTCTTTTTGTTTCATT ag
- the LOC124465481 gene encoding uncharacterized protein LOC124465481 isoform X1 yields the protein MAWKWLTYSDERNALFCFLCLAFSKPNDPSSFIGGMTDWRHVHQRIEEHERGMAHRQCAEAYVLNCSRASVDHLLEGRQLKGHREQVKKRRQVLERVVEVVRVLGKRGLSYRQEHNEAAYTLDINSLDHGNFLELIILLGKYDVCLKEHLSSVIEKSKQIHASGTQGRGSLITLLSKTTVDAVIDAIKHLIQESISADIKKAGMYSVQLDTTQDVTGREQCSVILRFVTDAVHERLVAVVQCSTTTGQSFVTLLTEVLESLQLDIGLCIGNATDGASNMQGQYRGFSALMASKNPTHQHVWCYAHVLNLVLSDTTHSVIESGSLFDLLNDIAVFIRDSYTRVSVWETESQDKRHKRISTIGETRWWAKHHALRKVFGNFGRPDGGLFVEVVSTLSAIMKLKSLASNARNKARGYRDGLLRYETVLTAQLFLRVFEFTSPLSKYLQTGGMDILSAHRMVTTTHDSLTKIARDFPAVKDAADCFVHWANEKLEEQDDLDLEVEAALPQKRLKKKKVLPGEMAQDESLSDSEKAYEVNVHHQILDTAVEAMHHRFLTHGTLYADLSLLHPKNFPLIQTSGGALPVSALQELSKCLVVYDSRATVTDLQIELRNLAQQWDRLVQSQLDNYATKAVEEESDGQEEMEIISKTCVSCKECPLCCYKILLRFNMLTHAYPLLGLAYKFLLTLSITQVACERSFSTLRYIKNRLRSCLSASKLEAFMLMAIEKDVLVSLETDTVIDRVAEKSESMKKLLL from the coding sequence ATGGCATGGAAATGGCTGACTTATAGTGATGAACGTAatgctttattttgttttctttgccttGCTTTTAGCAAGCCCAATGACCCAAGTTCTTTCATTGGAGGCATGACAGACTGGAGGCATGTGCACCAAAGAATAGAGGAGCATGAGAGAGGCATGGCACATAGACAGTGTGCTGAGGCATATGTATTAAACTGCTCCAGAGCAAGTGTTGATCACCTCCTTGAGGGAAGACAGCTGAAAGGACACCGTGAGCAGGTGAAGAAGAGACGTCAGGTGTTGGAACGTGTGGTGGAGGTTGTGAGAGTCTTAGGGAAGAGAGGCTTAAGCTACAGGCAGGAGCACAATGAAGCTGCGTACACCTTGGACATCAACAGTCTCGACCATGGCAATTTCCTAGAACTTATTATATTGTTGGGGAAATATGatgtgtgtttaaaggagcaCCTCAGCAGTGTAATTGAGAAAAGCAAGCAGATCCATGCTTCAGGCACACAAGGCAGAGGCTCTCTCATTACCCTCCTGTCCAAAACAACTGTGGATGCAGTAATCGATGCTATCAAGCATTTAATTCAAGAGAGCATCTCAGCAGACATCAAAAAAGCCGGAATGTATTCTGTGCAGCTCGACACAACACAAGATgttacagggagagagcagtgttctGTGATTTTGAGGTTTGTGACGGATGCAGTCCATGAAAGGCTGGTTGCAGTCGTACAATGCAGCACAACTACAGGACAGTCGTTTGTGACGCTGTTAACAGAAGTCCTTGAGAGTCTGCAATTGGACATAGGCCTGTGCATTGGAAACGCCACAGATGGAGCCTCTAATATGCAGGGTCAATACAGAGGTTTCTCTGCATTAATGGCATCCAAAAACCCCACCCATCAGCATGTGTGGTGCTATGCACATGTCTTGAACCTTGTATTGTCCGATACCACCCATAGCGTCATTGAAAGTGGATCACTATTTGACCTGCTGAACGACATTGCCGTATTCATCAGGGACTCATAcacaagagtgagtgtgtgggagaccGAGAGCCAGGACAAGAGGCACAAACGCATCTCAACAATTGGAGAGACGAGATGGTGGGCTAAACATCATGCCCTGAGGAAAGTTTTTGGAAACTTTGGCAGACCTGATGGCGGCCTTTTTGTTGAAGTGGTGTCCACACTTTCTGCCATAATGAAGCTGAAGTCACTTGCATCAAATGCAAGAAACAAAGCCAGAGGATACAGAGACGGCTTACTTCGATACGAAACTGTGCTCACAGCTCAGTTATTCCTCCGGGTATTTGAGTTCACCTCACCACTGTCAAAATACCTACAGACCGGAGGAATGGACATCCTCTCTGCACATAGGATGGTCACCACAACACACGATTCACTTACAAAGATAGCAAGAGATTTCCCGGCCGTCAAAGATGCAGCTGACTGTTTTGTCCATTGGGCAAATGAAAAgctagaggagcaggatgatcTAGATTTGGAAGTGGAGGCAGCACTACctcagaaaaggctaaagaagaagaaagtcttGCCAGGAGAGATGGCCCAGGATGAAAGCCTCAGTGATTCAGAGAAGGCCTATGAGGTCAATGTTCACCACCAGATCCTGGATACAGCTGTTGAGGCCATGCACCACAGATTCCTCACTCATGGCACTCTGTATGCAGATTTATCCCTCCTACATCCCAAAAACTTCCCCCTCATCCAGACCAGTGGCGGTGCACTCCCTGTATCTGCACTTCAAGAACTCAGCAAGTGTCTAGTTGTGTATGACAGCAGGGCAACTGTGACAGATCTACAGATTGAACTCAGAAACTTGGCACAGCAATGGGACAGGCTGGTACAATCACAATTGGATAACTACGCAACTaaagcagttgaagaggaatcaGATGGCCAAGAAGAGATGGAAATAATAAGCAAAACCTGTGTGTCTTGCAAAGAGTGCCCCCTGTGCTGCTACAAAATCCTTCTCAGGTTTAACATGCTGACTCACGCATATCCGCTACTTGGGTTGGCATACAAGTTTCTGCTAACCCTGTCAATAACTCAGGTAGCCTGTGAGCGGTCATTTTCCACCCTTCGCTACATCAAAAACCGACTGAGGagttgcctgtctgccagcaaaCTGGAAGCCTTCATGTTGATGGCCATTGAAAAGGATGTCCTTGTGTCCCTTGAAACTGACACAGTGATTGACAGAGTTGCAGAGAAGAGCGAATCAATGAAGAAACTGCTTTTATAA